In Zhaonella formicivorans, one DNA window encodes the following:
- a CDS encoding FAD-dependent oxidoreductase produces MAVEKFDCIVVGAGVAGTATAYLLAKAGINTLLIERGDYPGSKNVMGGVLYRHPTEEIIPGFWREAPLERPVVEQRLWILDQDSAVTLGYKGKHFGREPYNNFTVLRAKFDRWFAKQAVEAGALLITETVVEDLLYEGNKVVGVRTGRADGDVRADVVVLAEGVNSMLTQKAGLQHDGLNTAQLAVAVKEVIALPKEKIEDRFNLEPNEGATIELVGESTQGMVGTGFIYTNKDSISIGCGALLSQVVRNRWNPNELLERLKNHPVVKPLLEGGETKEYAGHLIPEGGYNAIPKLYRDGLLVVGDAAMLVNGIHREGSNMAMMSGKYAAETVIHARERGDFSSATLSLYEKKLKDSFILKDLQKYQNASAFFETNDHLFTLYPKLANFVAREFTTVDNVPKKEKQRKIMEGVTAKRSKFQLAKDFYRLWRVMG; encoded by the coding sequence ATGGCTGTGGAAAAATTTGATTGCATCGTAGTGGGTGCCGGCGTGGCAGGGACAGCTACAGCCTATCTCTTGGCAAAAGCCGGGATAAATACTCTCTTAATTGAAAGAGGTGATTACCCCGGTTCGAAAAACGTCATGGGCGGGGTACTCTACCGTCATCCTACGGAGGAAATAATCCCCGGCTTCTGGCGGGAAGCTCCCCTGGAGCGGCCGGTGGTGGAACAGCGGCTGTGGATTTTGGACCAGGATTCGGCTGTAACCCTTGGTTATAAAGGAAAACATTTTGGTCGGGAACCTTATAATAACTTCACTGTCTTAAGGGCTAAATTTGACCGCTGGTTTGCCAAGCAAGCGGTGGAAGCTGGAGCGCTGCTCATTACGGAAACGGTGGTAGAAGATCTGCTCTACGAAGGAAACAAGGTGGTAGGTGTCCGTACCGGGCGAGCCGACGGCGATGTCCGGGCCGATGTAGTTGTCTTGGCAGAAGGCGTCAACTCCATGTTGACTCAGAAAGCTGGCCTGCAGCATGATGGTTTAAACACCGCCCAATTGGCGGTGGCGGTTAAGGAAGTTATTGCTTTGCCCAAAGAGAAGATTGAGGACAGGTTTAACCTGGAGCCAAATGAAGGCGCCACAATCGAGTTGGTTGGGGAATCGACTCAGGGCATGGTGGGCACCGGATTTATTTATACCAACAAGGATTCCATATCCATTGGCTGCGGCGCGCTGCTTTCCCAGGTAGTACGGAACAGGTGGAATCCCAACGAGCTCCTGGAAAGGCTGAAAAACCATCCAGTGGTAAAACCGCTCCTGGAAGGAGGGGAAACCAAGGAATATGCGGGACATTTAATTCCTGAAGGCGGCTATAATGCTATACCCAAGCTTTATAGGGACGGTCTCCTGGTAGTGGGTGATGCGGCTATGCTGGTCAACGGGATCCACCGGGAAGGTTCAAATATGGCCATGATGTCAGGAAAGTATGCAGCCGAGACTGTTATTCATGCCAGGGAACGGGGTGACTTTAGCAGTGCCACTCTTTCCCTCTACGAGAAAAAATTAAAAGACAGCTTTATTTTAAAGGACTTGCAGAAATATCAAAACGCTTCCGCGTTTTTTGAGACCAATGACCATCTTTTTACATTATATCCTAAGCTGGCCAACTTTGTAGCCAGAGAGTTTACCACTGTAGACAATGTGCCGAAAAAGGAAAAACAGCGTAAAATTATGGAGGGTGTGACGGCTAAACGTTCCAAATTCCAGCTGGCTAAAGACTTTTACCGGCTGTGGAGGGTGATGGGATGA
- a CDS encoding aspartyl-phosphate phosphatase Spo0E family protein, with product MKGDKLAKLISLKSQELTKLALSPKVTLLDKDVYQKSCELDELVVKYMKQVRKRA from the coding sequence GTGAAAGGGGATAAACTTGCTAAATTAATCAGCCTTAAATCGCAGGAATTAACAAAGTTGGCATTGAGTCCGAAAGTTACCCTGCTGGATAAGGATGTCTACCAAAAAAGCTGTGAGTTGGACGAGCTGGTAGTAAAATATATGAAACAGGTTAGGAAGAGGGCGTAG
- the lgt gene encoding prolipoprotein diacylglyceryl transferase, protein MINSISEVYPMNPIAIEIGPLAIRWYGILISSALAFGTYLAYREAARKGIDPEHILNLVLLAAPAAIIGARLYYVIFSWTDYAGNPAEIFAIWHGGLAIHGGLVGGVLAGYYYIRKHHLKFWQIADIVAPSIILGQAIGRWGNFFNQEAHGGPVSYEFISKFPKFIQEGMYIGGQYYHPTFLYESTWNVAVFLFLLWLRRRNNLPEGVVFLSYLALYSVGRFFIEGLRTDSLMLGPIRVAQLVSLTLIVFAGTVIYWKLKSSK, encoded by the coding sequence ATAATAAATAGCATAAGTGAGGTGTATCCAATGAATCCGATTGCTATCGAGATAGGGCCTTTGGCCATCAGGTGGTACGGCATTTTAATCAGCTCGGCTCTGGCTTTTGGCACTTATCTGGCCTACAGGGAAGCGGCCAGAAAGGGCATTGATCCGGAGCACATTCTTAACCTTGTCTTATTGGCTGCCCCGGCGGCCATCATCGGCGCCCGGTTATACTACGTGATCTTCAGCTGGACCGATTATGCCGGTAACCCGGCGGAGATTTTTGCTATTTGGCATGGCGGCCTTGCCATTCATGGAGGGCTGGTTGGTGGTGTTCTGGCAGGGTATTATTATATCCGTAAGCACCATCTTAAGTTTTGGCAGATAGCAGATATAGTAGCTCCCAGTATCATCCTGGGGCAGGCCATCGGTCGCTGGGGCAACTTTTTTAACCAGGAGGCCCACGGGGGACCCGTATCTTACGAGTTTATCAGCAAATTTCCCAAGTTTATTCAAGAGGGCATGTATATCGGCGGCCAGTATTATCATCCTACATTTTTGTACGAATCTACGTGGAATGTAGCTGTTTTTCTGTTTTTGCTCTGGCTGCGGCGCCGCAACAACCTGCCAGAAGGCGTCGTTTTTCTCAGTTATTTGGCTCTGTACTCGGTAGGACGCTTTTTCATCGAGGGGCTGCGCACCGACAGCCTGATGCTGGGACCGATTCGGGTGGCCCAGCTGGTCAGCCTGACACTGATTGTATTTGCCGGGACAGTTATTTATTGGAAGCTGAAAAGTAGTAAATAA
- a CDS encoding ferredoxin family protein, with amino-acid sequence MKSLEDKLFLNRYQADKHSHLKIKDREVCKYCETRPCTYICPAKVYAWNDKDEIIETAYEGCVECGTCRYGCAHDNIDWRNPRGGFGIAYKYG; translated from the coding sequence ATGAAATCTCTGGAAGATAAACTGTTTTTAAATCGCTACCAGGCTGATAAGCACAGCCATCTTAAGATCAAGGATAGGGAAGTTTGCAAGTATTGTGAGACTAGACCGTGCACCTATATCTGCCCGGCCAAAGTTTATGCCTGGAATGACAAAGACGAGATTATCGAAACTGCCTACGAAGGCTGCGTGGAATGCGGCACTTGCCGTTATGGCTGCGCCCATGACAATATCGACTGGCGCAATCCCCGCGGCGGTTTCGGCATTGCCTACAAATATGGCTAG
- a CDS encoding electron transfer flavoprotein subunit alpha/FixB family protein — MCATEAKNNAELSEYKDVWVFIEQAQGEVAPVSWELLGVGKKLAEQSGGRLAGVLLGHEVGNLTQEIFDYGAELVYVIDEPVLRDYRTGPYAKGLVDLVQKYKPEIFLMGATTLGRDLSGAVATTLETGLTADCTELSIDPGTRLLLQTRPAFGGNILATIVCKNHRPQMATVRPRVMPMPEKGQVRKGEVIKEKLGLKEEDIRTKIIQLVQEKGAAVYLDKAEIIVAGGRGIGSKENFKILEELAGVLGGTLGASRAAVEAGWLGLEYQVGQTGLTVRPKVYFAIGISGAIQHLVGMQTSDVIVAINKDPEAPIFKVATFGIVGDYMEVVPALTEEFRQKLNGTAGREV, encoded by the coding sequence ATGTGTGCAACTGAAGCAAAAAATAATGCCGAGTTAAGTGAATACAAGGATGTCTGGGTGTTCATCGAACAGGCACAAGGAGAAGTGGCGCCGGTGTCCTGGGAACTCTTGGGTGTAGGAAAGAAATTGGCTGAGCAGTCAGGGGGCAGGTTGGCAGGCGTGCTGCTGGGTCATGAAGTGGGTAACCTGACGCAGGAGATTTTTGATTACGGAGCGGAACTGGTGTATGTTATCGATGAACCGGTTTTACGGGATTACCGTACCGGACCCTACGCCAAGGGGCTGGTGGACTTAGTACAAAAATACAAGCCGGAAATTTTTTTAATGGGGGCCACCACTTTGGGCAGGGACTTATCCGGTGCTGTGGCTACTACCTTGGAGACCGGCCTTACAGCCGACTGCACTGAGCTGAGCATAGATCCCGGTACCAGGCTGCTCTTGCAAACCCGTCCTGCTTTTGGGGGGAATATCCTGGCTACCATTGTCTGTAAAAACCACCGGCCCCAGATGGCTACCGTCCGTCCCCGGGTCATGCCTATGCCGGAAAAAGGCCAAGTTCGGAAAGGAGAGGTTATCAAAGAAAAACTGGGACTAAAAGAAGAAGATATCAGGACAAAAATCATTCAACTGGTTCAAGAAAAAGGCGCTGCTGTCTATTTGGATAAAGCCGAAATCATTGTGGCAGGGGGCCGGGGGATCGGCAGCAAAGAAAACTTTAAAATCCTGGAAGAACTGGCCGGCGTGCTGGGCGGGACTTTAGGCGCTTCCCGGGCCGCGGTGGAGGCCGGATGGTTGGGGTTGGAATACCAGGTGGGGCAAACGGGTTTAACTGTGCGCCCTAAAGTATATTTTGCCATCGGTATTTCGGGGGCAATCCAGCACCTGGTTGGGATGCAGACTTCCGATGTGATTGTGGCGATTAACAAAGACCCGGAAGCCCCAATCTTTAAAGTCGCTACTTTCGGGATAGTAGGAGATTACATGGAGGTTGTACCTGCATTAACTGAGGAATTCAGGCAAAAATTAAACGGCACTGCCGGGAGGGAGGTATAA